A portion of the Ricinus communis isolate WT05 ecotype wild-type chromosome 10, ASM1957865v1, whole genome shotgun sequence genome contains these proteins:
- the LOC8269276 gene encoding hydroxymethylglutaryl-CoA lyase, mitochondrial isoform X1, whose product MLASKKALDKLYKRCTFLSKHTHFTFMFNSDDSSCWQQQGHNSCLEAFSFKAANDKQEAILCCAQGRNVSQDDIFNRTRASFGSNSMNIDNVFHSWHLSNRHYTSHSNDKSVGDFVDKLLRYVPEYVKIVEVGPRDGLQNEKDVVPTAIKVELIKMLVSSGLPVVEATSFVSPKWVPQLADAKDVMAAIRDVEGARFPVLTPNLKGFEAAVAAGAKEVAVFASASESFSKSNINCSIEDSLVRYSDVALAASKLSIPMRGYISCVVGCPIEGMISPSKVAYVAKRLCDMGCSEISLGDTIGVGTPGTVITMLEAVMEVVAIDKLAVHFHDTYGQALSNILASLQIGIKTVDSSVSGLGGCPYAIGASGNVATEDVVYMLNGLGVKTNVDLQKVMLAGNFICKHLGRTTGSKTAIALSKITAHASKL is encoded by the exons ATGTTAGCCTCAAAGAAGGCTTTGGATAAGCTTTACAAGCGTTGCACTTTCTTATCTAAACATACCCATTTCACCTTTATGTTCAATTCGGACGATAGCAGCTGCTGGCAGCAACAAGGCCACAACTCTTGTCTTGAAGCTTTCTCTTTCAAAGCTGCAAA TGATAAACAAGAGGCAATACTTTGTTGTGCACAAGGAAGAAATGTATCTCAGGATGATATTTTCAATCGAACACGAGCAAGCTTCGGTTCGAATTCTATGAATATTGATAATGTTTTCCATAGCTGGCATTTGTCAAATCGTCATTATACTTCCCACTCTAATGACAAATCCGTTGGCGATTTTGTAGATAAG CTTTTAAGATACGTTCcagaatatgtgaaaatagtGGAAGTGGGTCCAAGGGATGGATTGCAAAATGAGAAGGATGTTGTACCTACTGCTATAAAGGTTGAGttgattaaaatgctagtttcTTCAGGGCTGCCTGTTGTTGAGGCCACAAGCTTTGTGTCACCGAAATGGGTACCGCAG CTAGCCGATGCAAAAGATGTAATGGCAGCCATTAGAGATGTTGAAGGTGCTCGATTTCCTGTATTAACTCCTAATTTGAAA GGTTTTGAAGCAGCTGTTGCTGCTGGAGCAAAGGAAGTTGCTGTCTTTGCATCAGCCTCGGAATCCTTTTCAAAGTCAAATATCAATTGCAGTATTGAAGATAGTCTGGTTCGTTACAGTGATGTTGCCCTTGCGGCCAGCAAGCTTTCAATTCCTATGCGTGG ATATATATCATGTGTTGTGGGGTGTCCGATAGAAGGAATGATATCTCCATCAAAAGTTGCATATGTGGCTAAACGTCTCTGTGATATGGGTTGCTCTGAAATATCCCTTGGTGATACAATCGGTGTTGGCACTCCTG GTACTGTCATTACAATGCTTGAAGCTGTTATGGAAGTTGTTGCGATTGATAAGCTGGCTGTTCACTTTCACGACACTTACGGGCAAGCTCTTTCAAATATTCTAGCATCACTCCAA ATTGGTATTAAAACTGTCGATTCATCTGTCTCTGGACTTGGGGGCTGCCCATATGCTATAGGGGCCTCTGGTAATGTGGCTACTGAAGATGTTGTTTACATGCTTAATGGTCTAGGAGTTAAGACCAATGTGGATCTCCAAAAGGTCATGTTGGCAGGGAATTTCATCTGTAAGCATTTGGGACGCACAACTGGTTCTAAGACAGCAATCGCCTTGAGCAAAATCACAGCTCATGCCTCCAAACTTTAA
- the LOC8269276 gene encoding hydroxymethylglutaryl-CoA lyase, mitochondrial isoform X2, whose translation MLASKKALDKLYKRCTFLSKHTHFTFMFNSDDSSCWQQQGHNSCLEAFSFKAANDKQEAILCCAQGRNVSQDDIFNRTRASFDKLLRYVPEYVKIVEVGPRDGLQNEKDVVPTAIKVELIKMLVSSGLPVVEATSFVSPKWVPQLADAKDVMAAIRDVEGARFPVLTPNLKGFEAAVAAGAKEVAVFASASESFSKSNINCSIEDSLVRYSDVALAASKLSIPMRGYISCVVGCPIEGMISPSKVAYVAKRLCDMGCSEISLGDTIGVGTPGTVITMLEAVMEVVAIDKLAVHFHDTYGQALSNILASLQIGIKTVDSSVSGLGGCPYAIGASGNVATEDVVYMLNGLGVKTNVDLQKVMLAGNFICKHLGRTTGSKTAIALSKITAHASKL comes from the exons ATGTTAGCCTCAAAGAAGGCTTTGGATAAGCTTTACAAGCGTTGCACTTTCTTATCTAAACATACCCATTTCACCTTTATGTTCAATTCGGACGATAGCAGCTGCTGGCAGCAACAAGGCCACAACTCTTGTCTTGAAGCTTTCTCTTTCAAAGCTGCAAA TGATAAACAAGAGGCAATACTTTGTTGTGCACAAGGAAGAAATGTATCTCAGGATGATATTTTCAATCGAACACGAGCAAGCTTCG ATAAG CTTTTAAGATACGTTCcagaatatgtgaaaatagtGGAAGTGGGTCCAAGGGATGGATTGCAAAATGAGAAGGATGTTGTACCTACTGCTATAAAGGTTGAGttgattaaaatgctagtttcTTCAGGGCTGCCTGTTGTTGAGGCCACAAGCTTTGTGTCACCGAAATGGGTACCGCAG CTAGCCGATGCAAAAGATGTAATGGCAGCCATTAGAGATGTTGAAGGTGCTCGATTTCCTGTATTAACTCCTAATTTGAAA GGTTTTGAAGCAGCTGTTGCTGCTGGAGCAAAGGAAGTTGCTGTCTTTGCATCAGCCTCGGAATCCTTTTCAAAGTCAAATATCAATTGCAGTATTGAAGATAGTCTGGTTCGTTACAGTGATGTTGCCCTTGCGGCCAGCAAGCTTTCAATTCCTATGCGTGG ATATATATCATGTGTTGTGGGGTGTCCGATAGAAGGAATGATATCTCCATCAAAAGTTGCATATGTGGCTAAACGTCTCTGTGATATGGGTTGCTCTGAAATATCCCTTGGTGATACAATCGGTGTTGGCACTCCTG GTACTGTCATTACAATGCTTGAAGCTGTTATGGAAGTTGTTGCGATTGATAAGCTGGCTGTTCACTTTCACGACACTTACGGGCAAGCTCTTTCAAATATTCTAGCATCACTCCAA ATTGGTATTAAAACTGTCGATTCATCTGTCTCTGGACTTGGGGGCTGCCCATATGCTATAGGGGCCTCTGGTAATGTGGCTACTGAAGATGTTGTTTACATGCTTAATGGTCTAGGAGTTAAGACCAATGTGGATCTCCAAAAGGTCATGTTGGCAGGGAATTTCATCTGTAAGCATTTGGGACGCACAACTGGTTCTAAGACAGCAATCGCCTTGAGCAAAATCACAGCTCATGCCTCCAAACTTTAA